The Paraflavitalea devenefica DNA segment TCCATTCCGGTGTACTATCAAACCGGTCACTTTTCCTTCGTTGTCTTTGGAAAACACAACAAAGGTTTCTGCAGGCATGTCTATGAGGTAAAACCTGCGATCGGTCAACGCGTACATTCTGAAGGCCATGCCATCTTCGAGGAATAAACTATGACCGTTCCTTTTGATCATGATGGTTTTTTGCCCCAATACCGTTTTGTATTTTCCGGTATAAGTATCCATCACGGCATCACTTACTTTAGCTTCTTTGGGCATCAGGTTGCCCAATACTATTTGAGGGATCTGGCCGAATAACCTGAAGCGCTGATCGCTGAAGCTGGTGGCATCTTCGCCGGACTTAACATTGGTAAGCACAGCTACAAAGACATCCTGCACCGGGAAATAGCTTTCCATGGAAATGAAGCCACTCACCTGTCCTTCGTGCTTTATACAGGGAGCGCCATACATAATGCCAATGTTCCAGCCATAGCCATAATTGGTAATCTTGCCATCCTGCAACCGGTAAGGGGTAAAGGCTTTTTCCAGTGTTTCTTTTTTAACCAGCTTACCGGCCAATAATGCATTGTTCCAGGCGTAGAGGTCATCTACGGTACCCAGCAGATCACCAGCACCGTATCCAATGGAAAGGGTTTGGTAGTAAGTATTCTGGTAAAAACCTTTATCCCGTGTGTAACCATTTACCCGGCCGGGAATAATGGTGAGCTCATTTGCATACTCTGTATGCTGCAGTCCTGCTTTTTCCAGCACCTGCTTCCGCATGTAATCATGGTATTTTTGACCGCTTACTTTTTCAATGATATAAGCCAGTAAGGTATAGCCGGAATTGGTATAGGCATATTTTGTACCCGGCACAAACTGCAGGGGCGCATTTTTGAAATGATTGATGATGAACGCCGGCGTAAAATCATGCCGCTCTATGTAGGGATCGGGGTGATCAATAGTCATATAATCCGGAATACCGGAGGTATGGGTGAGCAAATGCTCAATGGTAATGGTATGTCCTTTGGAAGGGAAATCTTTGATGTATTGCTGCACACTGTCGCTCAATTGTAACTTACCCTGCTCTGCCAGTTGCAATATGCCGATGGCCGTAAACTGCTTGGTAATGGAGCCTATTCTGAATACCATATCTGGCTTCAGGGAAACATCCAGTTCCAGGTTGGCGCTGCCGAATGCTTTGCGGTAAATCACTTTTCCTTTGCGGGCAGCCAATACCACGATACCGGGTTCCTGGGCTTTGAACTGGGATTTAATCAAACTATCAAGGGATTTTTCTACGGCACGATCAGTGGGCGCCTGTGCATAATTCTCCAATACATACAAAACGGTCAATAGCAGGACAGCAATACTTCTTTTCATATACAGGTATTTAATTATCCGGCAAAACACCTGTAAAAGAGGCTTTTAACCTATTCAAATCCGGATTTGAGCAGTAAAAGGATCCATTATTCCTGCTTTTCGATGACTGACTTGCGGTATTCAGAAGGCGACATGCCGGTA contains these protein-coding regions:
- a CDS encoding serine hydrolase domain-containing protein — translated: MKRSIAVLLLTVLYVLENYAQAPTDRAVEKSLDSLIKSQFKAQEPGIVVLAARKGKVIYRKAFGSANLELDVSLKPDMVFRIGSITKQFTAIGILQLAEQGKLQLSDSVQQYIKDFPSKGHTITIEHLLTHTSGIPDYMTIDHPDPYIERHDFTPAFIINHFKNAPLQFVPGTKYAYTNSGYTLLAYIIEKVSGQKYHDYMRKQVLEKAGLQHTEYANELTIIPGRVNGYTRDKGFYQNTYYQTLSIGYGAGDLLGTVDDLYAWNNALLAGKLVKKETLEKAFTPYRLQDGKITNYGYGWNIGIMYGAPCIKHEGQVSGFISMESYFPVQDVFVAVLTNVKSGEDATSFSDQRFRLFGQIPQIVLGNLMPKEAKVSDAVMDTYTGKYKTVLGQKTIMIKRNGHSLFLEDGMAFRMYALTDRRFYLIDMPAETFVVFSKDNEGKVTGLIVHRNGQYEWKKIE